A stretch of the Ostrea edulis chromosome 9, xbOstEdul1.1, whole genome shotgun sequence genome encodes the following:
- the LOC125658867 gene encoding perlucin-like isoform X2: MLKNLFWLVLACLYTGVTGKCSDGTFVYGNSCYLDFNIRATWAEASIICKAYGGYLANINDIHEQHVIQSAISRNIGGFSPGIFWLGGTDMQIEGEWVWTGNVEALGTYKNWSPGEPNNANSNEHCMEMDSNGQYKWNDNNCENRFNFICEMPTADSGISVGGEGIIG, translated from the exons ATGCTGAAAAATTTATTCTGGCTAGTCCTTGCGTGTTTATACACAGGAG TGACGGGGAAGTGTTCGGACGGCACGTTTGTGTACGGAAATTCCTGTTACTTAGACTTCAACATCCGGGCAACATGGGCCGAAGCTTCC ATCATTTGTAAAGCTTACGGAGGGTACCTGGCCAATATTAACGATATCCACGAACAACATGTTATACAGAGCGCCATCTCAAGAAATATAG GTGGCTTCAGTCCCGGGATTTTCTGGTTGGGAGGGACGGACATGCAAATCGAGGGGGAGTGGGTGTGGACAGGAAATGTGGAGGCACTGGGCACGTACAAAAACTGGTCCCCAGGAGAACCAAACAACGCCAACTCCAACGAACACTGCATGGAGATGGACTCGAATGGGCAGTACAAATGGAACGATAATAACTGTGAAAACAGATTCAATTTCATCTGTGAAATGCC GACGGCGGATTCTGGAATTTCCGTTGGCGGAGAGGGTATTATTGGATAA
- the LOC125658867 gene encoding perlucin-like isoform X1, with product MLKNLFWLVLACLYTGVTGKCSDGTFVYGNSCYLDFNIRATWAEASIICKAYGGYLANINDIHEQHVIQSAISRNIGGFSPGIFWLGGTDMQIEGEWVWTGNVEALGTYKNWSPGEPNNANSNEHCMEMDSNGQYKWNDNNCENRFNFICEMPYVHVDLIQGIHTESALNGQDSPPPPKKNTHMARQIHKNELNIVSQLIN from the exons ATGCTGAAAAATTTATTCTGGCTAGTCCTTGCGTGTTTATACACAGGAG TGACGGGGAAGTGTTCGGACGGCACGTTTGTGTACGGAAATTCCTGTTACTTAGACTTCAACATCCGGGCAACATGGGCCGAAGCTTCC ATCATTTGTAAAGCTTACGGAGGGTACCTGGCCAATATTAACGATATCCACGAACAACATGTTATACAGAGCGCCATCTCAAGAAATATAG GTGGCTTCAGTCCCGGGATTTTCTGGTTGGGAGGGACGGACATGCAAATCGAGGGGGAGTGGGTGTGGACAGGAAATGTGGAGGCACTGGGCACGTACAAAAACTGGTCCCCAGGAGAACCAAACAACGCCAACTCCAACGAACACTGCATGGAGATGGACTCGAATGGGCAGTACAAATGGAACGATAATAACTGTGAAAACAGATTCAATTTCATCTGTGAAATGCCGTACGTACATGTAGATTTGATTCAAGGCATTCATACAGAAAGTGCCCTAAATGGACaagacagccccccccccccaaaaaaaaatacacatatggcacgccaaattcacaaaaatgagctaaacatagtttcacagttgataaactag
- the LOC125658784 gene encoding perlucin-like: MWKTLVLGLFTLEVCVATCPIGFIQHGSSCYNIFHIKASWAEANYYCSMIQSSLLSIDDAGEEQFITGYIGRLGAGAFSSGSLWIGGTSMFSGSWIWTQTRTGLTYTAWAPGEPSNDPLNRCIAVGFKTQFKWTANVCEQLNNFICESLA, translated from the exons ATGTGGAAAACTCTTGTTCTAG GACTCTTTACGCTGGAAGTGTGTGTAGCGACTTGTCCAATTGGATTCATACAACACGGGTCATCCTGTTACAATATCTTCCACATTAAGGCGTCCTGGGCCGAGGCTAAC TACTACTGTTCCATGATTCAGTCCTCCCTGCTATCCATTGACGATGCTGGCGAGGAGCAGTTTATAACTGGCTACATCGGAAGACTGGGGGCCG GTGCGTTCTCCAGCGGGTCCCTGTGGATAGGGGGCACCAGTATGTTCTCTGGGAGCTGGATTTGGACTCAGACACGGACAGGTCTTACTTACACCGCGTGGGCCCCGGGCGAACCCTCCAATGATCCCCTAAACAGATGTATAGCCGTAGGATTCAAAACTCAATTCAAGTGGACTGCCAATGTCTGTGAACAACTGAATAATTTTATTTGCGAGTCGCT GGCGTAG